The genomic stretch CCATCACATGTACTGCTTTACATAATAACCAGCGACGTGGCCACACTGATGTAAGTCAGAGACAGTAAAGCTGCCCTACAGTAACCCCTGTCTGAACTAACATGACAGCATGACAAACCCTGAACTGTCACACCTAGTTATTGCATCAATAAATGCTTCTGGTTTTGTACGAGCTGTACGCAAGATATCACAAAAACGCTGTCACTCAAGACAGCAAAGAATGACGGTAGTATTTAAAGTTTGCACTTACGATCAAGTCCATTTATGTACCGGATTCGTATTTCACAGTGTCCCCACACGGCGCTCACCACTGGGTACAGCTTCCTGCCCTTAAGTCCTCTGAACGCCACCCCTAGATAATGTCCATCCACTATGTAACCCAGAGTCCCCTCGTCCATGTCCAAGACGACTAAGAGGGAGTCTGGTATTATGAAGGTGTCGTCTGGCTCAAGGAAGGCCGGGTAGCTCTTTCCTGGGTGATTCTTGCCGTCGTGGTACAGTTTACTCCTGCACAGGTCCCAGCCCCAGGACTCAGCGTTGCTTCCTACCAAAGCTGTGTAGCCCACCGAGTGTAGCGGGGCATCACTCGTAGCCACCCCAACCACAGCATGCGTGCCCCTCTGACGCATAGCCCAGCTGATCTCCCACACATGCAGTCCCCTTGTATAGCCAACACGCCCCCGGATGGCGTCCGTGCTCTGTGCCACGGGGTGCCTGTGAAACACCAGCTTGTTGTCGTCCTTGACAAAGATGTTGAGGGAGCGGTCGTCGTTGTTCCACGAGTGTTGGACCTGGACGTCCATGCTGGCAGGTGGCATGTCCAGCAGCAGATCCAGTCGAGACGGCTTGGTGTGACTCAGGGCCTGTAGCTCCAGCTTCAGGGGGCTGAACGCCGGATCCCGCATATCAATGGTTTTTATGCCCCCTGGGACTTTTTGCCCCATGCTCTGGGTGGTTATGGCagctccttcttcctcctcccccctcctcaaaGACAAATGGGGGGAGTGATCAGCTTGAGACCCTCTCCTCCACTGTGCTCCTGCAACCAAAGAGGCAGGTTTGTGCTCCTGTGTCACTGGATGCAGACAGCAAAAGGTCAGACCAGGTGTTGCTTGAGGCCTGCctggagagagcagaggagatgaAAGAAGATCAGACAAACAAGTTCATTCTTAACTAATCTAATTAGCCATCTTTCTGTTTGGACCAGGAAATGTGAACATCAGATCcaacaaagttaaacaaaagGCCTATTGTAAGACCATCCTTATCATAGCACAGTGCCCTTTGATGGTAACAAAAGGTACATTAGCTGTAATTGCATCATACAGCATTTGTTGGAAATGTTAGTTTACATTTAATGGGAAACAGCCTCAATGTTTTAACTTTCTTCATCGGGTGATCATTGGACAACAACTGATATAAGCTGCAGGGCTGTTAAGCGACCTCAAAACTGGCTTTGTTCTCATGTGATGCTTAGTGTATAAAACATAAAGAGGGCAGTGTCTCATGACCTGAGATATCCGAGATGTAAATCTAAATACCAGTTGACACTGATAACATTATCATTGCACAACAGCAGGAAAACATCTATCTGCTGACCATGGCCTGATTTGAGCCATTATCATCTGAAGTTCATCTAAAGTCTGAAGCAGTCAGTCAGTAAACAGGACTGTATGGCCTTGTTTTCACTCCCAGCAAGTTCACTATAACATCGAGTCAACCAAGAAAGACAAGACCAACAAGTTTCTGCCACCCAACAATCATAGATCCATTTGCTAGATTGAAAGGATATATATAATGGATTGGACTACTTACAGAGAATAGACGTCTGACAGGTTTTAGCTGCTGTGTACACACAgactttaaaacacactgataactAGGGTTGGGAAGACTGTATATACCATTTGACAATAGAAATTTGATGAGCTCGGACTGTGCAAGATACTGTTTGTACCATGGAAGCCATATCTGTAATTTATCTGGTTGTATTGGACAATTTTAGCCAAtgttgataatgaaaatatttttgcatCAACATGATTAAGTACTTTGATATTTTTCCCCCGGTATTGAATTTGCTAGATAAGCCAAAAACAGACATTCCTGTCTGGTGTACCTTATATCGCTATGTTGTTTCTGTAACATCATGGTTAATGTTCAAGGACCATCATTTAAACTGGCTAATCACACTGCTCTGATGTCAGAGCTTTGTGACTCGTGTTGGT from Pagrus major chromosome 7, Pma_NU_1.0 encodes the following:
- the spsb1 gene encoding SPRY domain-containing SOCS box protein 1; this encodes MGQKVPGGIKTIDMRDPAFSPLKLELQALSHTKPSRLDLLLDMPPASMDVQVQHSWNNDDRSLNIFVKDDNKLVFHRHPVAQSTDAIRGRVGYTRGLHVWEISWAMRQRGTHAVVGVATSDAPLHSVGYTALVGSNAESWGWDLCRSKLYHDGKNHPGKSYPAFLEPDDTFIIPDSLLVVLDMDEGTLGYIVDGHYLGVAFRGLKGRKLYPVVSAVWGHCEIRIRYINGLDPEPLSLMDLCRRSVRVALGRDRLSEIHRLPLPASLKNYLLYQ